The DNA window TCTTCATCAGCGGATTCGTCATCGTCTATCCGTTTCTGCGCGAGCGCTTCGATGGCGTCCCGGCGCCGACGTGGAAGCACTTCTACTACCGGCGTTTCGTGAAGATCGTACCGTCCTACGTCCTCTCGATTGCCGTCGTCGTAGCGATCGGCTACGCCCATTTCGATACGGCCGCGCAGGCCGCGCGCGATATCGTCACCCATCTGCTCTTCATCCACACGTGGTGGGGCCAAACGTACGGATCGATCAACGGCGTGCTCTGGACGCTCGCGGTCGAAGTGCAATTCTACGCGCTCTTTCCGCTGATCTGGTGGTGCTTCAAACGCGCTCCGTGGATCACGGCCGCAACGATGACGGCGCTCGCTTTGATCTACCGCCTAGAAGCCCAGGCTTGCTGCCTGCCGACCCACGCGCTGCAGATGATCGAGAACTTGCCGGGATATCTCGACATCTTCGCCGCCGGAATGATCGCGGCATATCTCTATCTGCAGTGGCGCGACCGCGCGCTGGAGCGGCCGGCGCTGCGTTTGGGAGCGACGCTCGCAGCGATCGCCGGATTCGCGTTCTCGATCGCGCTGCTCGAAAACCTCTGGGCCTTTCGCTTCACGGATCAATGGTCGACGGTGTGGCAGATCGTCAATCGCACGTGGATCGGCGTCGCGTTCGCGCTCGTCGCGCTCGGATCGCTGCTCGCGACGGCGGCGTGGAAACGTACCCTCGCAAACCCCGTACTGCTCTTCTTCGCAACCATTTCGTACAATCTGTATCTCTATCATCAGCCGCTGGCGCGCGAATTGCTCGCGCACGGCGTTCCGCCGTATCTGACGAGCGATCCGCATCACGATCCGCACTGGCAGGTGCTCTACACGTGGATCGCGTTCGGCACGACGATCGCGCAAGCCGCACTCGTTACCTACTTCTTCGAGCGACCGCTCTTGCGCGTACCCGCGCGGCGCGCCATCGCATTTCTGTCGCGATTGCGCGAAAGCCGGGCACTCACCGATTCGTGAAATCGCATCTCCGCAGTCAGCGCGGATTTACGCTCGTCGAAGCCGCCGTATCGGTCGCGCTCGTGGCAATCGCGGCCGGCGGCGCGCTCTGGGCGCTGGCCGCGTTTGGAAAGTACGGCACGCATCAAGCCGGACCGCATCGTACCGCCGCGCTCGCGTTCGCACGCTCGCTGGTCGGCGTCGCGCAGGACGCGTGGAAGTACGGCCAGCCTGGGATTTCACCCTCGGGCAGTTGGCAGACGGCGCTGCCGCTGGCCGTTCCCGATGCGCCGCCCACGACGATGCCGGTCGCGATTACGGCCGCATACCGCCAACTGCAGACGCCGGATCCTGCGGGGATCGATCCGACGCTTCCCAGCGCCGAGGTGACGATCACGCTAACCTATCCGCCCGATCCCGATCACGCCGATTCGGGCAGCGTTTCGCAGCGCGCGACCCTTCACGTGCGGGCGCCCGCGCCCGGGACCCGGATCGCTCCCGCGGGTCTCGTGCCCGAACCGGCGGGCGCTCCGTAGATGCTCGCAAACGCGCTCTTTTTTGCAAGCGTCATCGCGCTCGCCGCAACGACGATTCTTTCCGGCGGTCTGGCGATGACGCGCGCGAGCGAGCATCGCATTGCCGAGCAGTACCTCACCGCCGGCTTCGAGCGGGCGGCTGCGGCCGCCCGCGAAACGATCGCGAGCCGCCTGCGCGACGGTGCCGTGGACCCACGGGCGCTCGCGCCCGCTCTCTCGGTCGCTCCGCTTCCGGCGCGGTGCGCCGGTGAGACGGTGCCGTGCAGTTTTTACACCGGCGCGCGCGTTACGTTCGACAACGTTCAAAACGTACGAGTTTCATCGTCACCGGCGGCGTGCGATGCGGCGACGACCAACTGCGCGGAGAATCTCGAATCCAACGACCGCGTCGACGAAGGACGCCTCGCGGCGCGAATCGTCGTCGACGTTTCGGCACCCGACGGCACCGTGCTGGCAACGCGTACCCAAACGCTCACGCTGCGTACGTTCGCCGCGCCGCCGTACGCAACGATCGCCGGCGTGCGCGACGCGTCGCTTGCCGATACCGTCGCGAGCGAAGGCGACGACGGCGGGCACGCGGTTCCGGCCGGCGCCGACTGTGGACCCGTGGCCGGCGACGAAACGGTCGTGCGCGTCCAGTACCGCAACGCGGTCAGCGACGCATGCGCGAACGGCAGCCGCTGGCAGCGGCAAGGCTGGTCCAGCGGCAACGGCAACGCTACGGGCTGGTCGCCGTAGCTAGGCGCGAAAGCGTTCGATGATACCGGCCACTTCGTCCGGCGATTCGACGGGCAGGTTATGACCCGCGTTGCGAAGGGTGAGAAAGAGACAGCCGGCGATCGCTTCCGCCACGTCTTTCTTGACGCGGTTCGGCGGCGCGAGCGGATCCTTCGCACCGGCCACGGCGATCGTCGGCACGTCGATCAGCGCTAAGCGGTCGAAGAATTCGGCGGTCCGTCCGCGATCGTACCAGCCGAACCAGGCCTCGCGCTGACCGACGAGCGCGTCGTCAACGATCCGCGCCAGACTCGCCTCCGAAATCGTCCGCGCCATCGCCGCGCGCTGAAACGCCTCGATCTTTTGTCGATTGCCGAAAGCATCGAGCGAAAGCCGGCGATGCTTTTCGTTGAGTCGAACCGCGTGCGCGGTTCCCGGCGCGAGCAGAATCAGCCGTTCGAGATTCGCGGGCCGTTGCGTTGCAAGATACTGCGCGATCTTGCCGCCCATCGAATGGCCCACGAGCGTCACCGGCGCATCGACGGCGGCGAGCGCCGCTCGCAGATCTGCGGTATAGCCTTCGAGTTCGTGCCCGTCCATCGGGCGATCGGAGAGACCGCAGCCGCGAAAATCGAGCAAGTGCAGCGAGTACGCGCGCGCGTCGAGCCGGTCGGCGACGTCGTACCACATGCGGCGCGCGCTGATCCAACCGTGCGCGAAGAGGATGTGACGCGGACCATCGCCGCGACGCTCCAGGCAGAGCCGCACGCCGTCGTGCTCGATAAACCGATGCACCAAATCGTTCATGCTCGTCAATCATACCCGAGATGTCGGGGCTTTTCGTAGACGCTTGTCGAACGCGAGAGGTCGCCGTGAAGCCCGGACGATTCCTCATCTACCTCGGACTCCTCTACGTCGTCAGCTGCTGGGCGCTCAATTCGGTTATTCTCAAACGCACGCTCGAGGATTTTAGTCCGCTCGCCTTGACCGGTCTGCGCTTCGTCATCATGACGCCGCTCGCACTCTTGCTCGCCAAACTTCGCGGCGAGCGGATTCACATCGAGCGGCGCGATCTGCCGATCCTCATCGCCTGCGCCGCCTGCGGATACGGCGTCTATCAGTATCTGTGGATCGTCGGGCTCGCACATACGACCGCGTTCGCGTCGGCACTCTTCGGCAGCCTGACGCCGATTCTCACGCTCGGCATCGTGGCGGCCACCGGTCACGAGCGCGTTCGCAGCGGACGCTGGTCCGGCGCGATCCTCGCGATCGTGGGCGTCGCCGTCTTCGAGGGCGCCTTCTCGGGGCGCTTCAGCGTGCGTTTGGGCGATGGTCTGACGCTCGGCGCGGCGCTCGTGTTCGCGCTCTACAACGTGCTCAGCGCGCGCCTGTTGGGGCGCTATTCGCCGCTCTCGCTGCTGGCGATCACGATGTTCTTCGGCATGCTGATGATTCTGCCCGGAGCCATACCGGCATTCGTACATCAGGATTTCACCCGGGTCACGCCGGCGGACTGGGGCGCCTTCGCCTACGCCACGCTTTTTCCGGTTTTATTGACCTATCCGGTCTGGAGCTACGGCATCACCCAGCTCGGCGCGGGGCGGACCTCGCTCTTTGCTTATCTGCTGCCGATCCTCGCCGGCGTCTTCAGCGTCCTGATTCTGCATTCGCATATCACCGGCTACGAGATCGCCGGGATCGCGATCTGTATTGCGGGGATGGCACTCTCGCAATTGATCGGCGGCGTCTCGCTCACGGCATTGTGGGCCCAGCGGACGCTGCCCGTGGAGCGCTGACGCGCGAACCGGCGGGGCTGACAATTCGCGCGCGCGAAAGAGCGCGACTATGAAGAAGCGCTTCTGGTATTGGCTGCTGCTCGTGCCGTTCGTCGCTACGCTGTGGGTGCCGTTTTACGCCCGCCGCGATCCGGTCGTGTTCGGATTCCCGTTCTTTTATTTCTACCAGTTTCTCTGGATCGTGCTGTGCGCGTTGATCGTGTGGATCGTGTACCTCGCCACGCGGGAGCCGGCGGATGGCTAGCGGTACGATCGTTCTTATCGTCCTCGTTTTGGGCGTCACCGTGCTGGGCTTCCTGGCGGCGCGCTGGGGCGGTGCGAACCTCACGAACCTCGACCAGTGGGCGCTCGGCGGCCGATCCTTCGGCACGATCGTTACGTGGTTCTTGCTCGGCGGCGACCTCTACACCGCGTACACGTTTATCGCCGTTCCGGCGCTCGCGTTCGGGGCCGGCGCCATTGCGTTTTTTGCGGTGCCGTACACGACGATCGCCTATCCTTTCGCGTTTCTCGTCATGGCGCGCTTCTGGACGATTGCTAAGAAGCGCGGCTACGTGACGAGCGCGGATTTCGTCCGGGATCGCTTCGGCAGCCGCTGGCTCGAACTCGCGATCGCGATCACGGGCGTACTCGCCACGATGCCGTACATCGCACTGCAGCTCATCGGCATGCAGACCGTTCTCGAGCGCAGCGGTATCGCCGCGTCGCACGATTCGGCGCTGCTCATGCTGATCGTGGCGTTTGTCTTGCTCGGAGCCTACACGTTCACGAGCGGACTTCGCGCGCCGGCGATGATCGCGTTCGTTAAAGATACGCTCATCTACGTCACCGTCATCGCCGCGATCGTCATTATTCCGGCGAAGCTCGGCGGCTGGGGTCACATTTTCGACGCGGCCGCAACGGCGCTTGCGGCCAAGCCGACCCCGGGTTCGATCGTCATCGGTCCGCACATGTATTTCGCTTATGCCTCGCTCGCGCTCGGCTCCGCGTTCGCGCTCTTTCTCTACCCGCATTCGATGACGAGCCTGCTCTCGGCCAAAAGCGCCGACGTGATTCGGCGCAACTGCGCGTTGCTGCCGCTCTATAGCATCATGCTGACCTTCCTAGCGCTTTTGGGGTACTGCGCGCTAGCCGCGGGGATTCACGAAACCAACAACAACTTCGCGGTGCCCGATCTCTTCAATCGCTTCTTTCCCAACTGGTTTACGGGCGTCGCGTTCGCGGGCATCATCATCGGCGCGCTCGTACCGGCGGCGATCATGGCGATCGGCGCCGCCAATCTGTTTGCAAGCAACATCGTCCAATCGTTTAACGGTCGCCAGACGCGAGCCGGCGGCGCGAGCAACCTCGCGCGCTATATCTCGCTCGCTATCTTGCTTGGCGCGCTCGTTATCGCAACCGGCGTACAGCCGAAGTTCTCGATTAACTTCCAGCTTCTCGGCGGCGCGTGGATGCTGCAGATCTTTCCGGCGGTGGTTCTCGGGCTCTATACGCGCTGGTTCCATTCCAACGCCCTGCTCGCCGGGTGGTTTGCAGGCATGCTGACGACCGCGATCATGGCCTACGCGACCAACTTCGCGGCGGTCTTCTCGCTTTCGTTTCTCGGAACGTCGATTCCAGGAGCCATCTTGCTCTACGCTTTTATCGTTAATCTCATCGTCAGCGTCGTCTTCACGTGGATCTTCCGCGCGGCCAACGTGCCGGCGGGCGGCGACCTGACCGCTACGGCGGACTACGCATGAGCGACGTCGTACGCCCCGACGGGTGGCCGCAACCGCGCGGCTACAGCGATGGCATCCTCGCCACCGGCCGCCTGCTTTTCGTCGCCGGACAGATCGGATGGAACGAGCGCGGCGAATTCGTCAGCGACGATTTCGGCGAGCAGACCGCGCAGGCGCTGCGCAACGTCGTCGCGATCGTCGCGGCGGCCGGCGGCCGGCCCGAGCAGATCGTTCGCCTCACGTGGTACGTGACCGATAAACGCGCGTACCGCAACGCGCTCGCGCAGATCGGCGCCGCGTATCGCACGATTGTCGGTGCGCACTATCCCGCGATGACGCTCGTGCAGGTGGCGGCGCTGCTCGAAGATCGCGCGCTCGTCGAGATCGAGGCTACCGCGGTTCTCTAGTCATCGCGTCGAAAGCGATGCACGTCACCCATCCGTAGACGCAGCGCGGAACGATATCGGCCGCCCAATCCGACGCCGACCACTCCGAGGGATCGGTCTGGCCAAGAGCGGTCGCGGCTCCCTCGCTCATCGCCATCGTCAGCGCGCCGAGTCCGATACCGGCGACGAACCACGGCATGCCGCGCATCGCCGGCCGCAGCGCGCCGAAAATCGCTCCGGCTCCAAAACCGTCGACGTAGCCAAGCAGCGCCCCGAGACCGCTGACGCGATTTTTCGTGGCGTCGCTTTGCTCTTCGGCCGGCTTCGCAAGCTCATCTTCGCCCGCCAGCGCGGCCAATTTGCGCGCCATTTTTCCGGAAAGCTCGCTCGGGGGACGTCCGCGTACGGCCATATCGAGATAGGTAATGCTGTTGAGCGTGGCGGTTCCCGCCGCACCCGCGAGCGTGCCGAGAAAGATCTTCGAAACGATGCTCATGACGAGATATGCCCTGAGCCAGCTCAGCTCAATCAAACGCCCTTCGACGGGCCCCATCCTTCGACAAGCTCATCCTTCGACAAGCTCATCCTTCGACAAGCTCATCCTTCGACAAGCTCATCCTTCGACAAGCTCAGGATGACAGGGGGTGGGGGTCGGCTGCGGCGCGTTCGCGGAGGCGGTAGCGTTGGACTTTGCCGGTTTCGGTGCGCGGAAGCTGCGCGACGAATTCGATCTCGCGCGGCGCTTTGAACGCGGCGATTCGATCGCGGACGAAGCCTTTGAGTTCCTCGCATTTCGCGTCGTCGGGCGCGCAGCCGTCGGTCAGAACGACGTAGGCTTTTACGATGCTGGTCGAATGGACGGGATCGGGTTTGGCGACCACGGCGCACTCGCGCACGTGATCGTGCGCGAGCAGCGCCTGTTCGACTTCCGGACCAGAGATATTGTAGCCCGCGGAGATGATCATATCGTCGGTACGTGCGACATACCAGAAATAGCCGTCTTCGTCCATGCGGTAGGCGTCGCCCGGATAGTTCCAGCCGTCGCGCACGTACGTGTGCTGGCGCTCGTCGTCGAGATAGCGACAGCCCGTCGGACCTTTCACGGCCAAACGGCCGACCGCGTTCGGGGGGAGCGGCTTACCGTCGTCGTCATGAATCTCCGCGATATACCCGGGCACGGCCTCACCCGTCGCGCCTCCGCGTATGCGGCCTCTCGGAGATCCCACAAAGATATGCAGCATCTCGGTGCTGCCGATTCCGTCGAGAATCTCGAGCCCGGTCTTCGCGCGCCACGCTTCCCAGATCGGCAGCGGCAGCGTCTCGCCGGCCGAGACGCACGTGCGCAGCGTCGTACTATCGTAGGTTGCGGTGAGTTCGGCCATCGCGCGGTAAGCGATCGGCGCGGTAAAAACGACGGTAACTCCCCGCTGCTCGATTGCTTGCATGAGGGGTTCGGGACCGGCTTTCTCCAACAGCAGCGTTGCCGCGCCGGCATCGAGTGGAAAGAGCAGCAAGCCGCCTAACCCAAAGGTAAACGCGAGCGGCGGGCTTCCACAAAAGAGATCGTCAGGTTTTGCGCGCAGCACCTTCGAGCCATACGTATCGCAGGTCGCGAGAACGTCGCGATGAAAATGCAGCGCGGCTTTCGGCGTACCGGTCGTACCCGATGTGAAGCCGATGATTGCGACGTCGTCGACGGCGGTCGCGACGTTTTCAAAATCCCCGGGCTTGGCGGAAATCAGCGACTCGAGTCCGTCGCGAGCGTTCGATTCAAAATACACCGTCGCAAAGCCGTCGACGCCGGCGGCGGCCGTCTCGAGTTCGTCGCGCAGCCGAAGATCGCAGAGCGCCACGCGGACCCGCGCTTTTTCGATCATGTAGCGCAATTCGCTCGCTCGATAGAGCGGCATCGTCGTCACCGCCACCGCGCCGGCCTTCATCACGGCGAGCC is part of the Candidatus Baltobacteraceae bacterium genome and encodes:
- a CDS encoding DMT family transporter; this translates as MKPGRFLIYLGLLYVVSCWALNSVILKRTLEDFSPLALTGLRFVIMTPLALLLAKLRGERIHIERRDLPILIACAACGYGVYQYLWIVGLAHTTAFASALFGSLTPILTLGIVAATGHERVRSGRWSGAILAIVGVAVFEGAFSGRFSVRLGDGLTLGAALVFALYNVLSARLLGRYSPLSLLAITMFFGMLMILPGAIPAFVHQDFTRVTPADWGAFAYATLFPVLLTYPVWSYGITQLGAGRTSLFAYLLPILAGVFSVLILHSHITGYEIAGIAICIAGMALSQLIGGVSLTALWAQRTLPVER
- a CDS encoding DUF3311 domain-containing protein, with protein sequence MKKRFWYWLLLVPFVATLWVPFYARRDPVVFGFPFFYFYQFLWIVLCALIVWIVYLATREPADG
- a CDS encoding alpha/beta hydrolase, whose amino-acid sequence is MNDLVHRFIEHDGVRLCLERRGDGPRHILFAHGWISARRMWYDVADRLDARAYSLHLLDFRGCGLSDRPMDGHELEGYTADLRAALAAVDAPVTLVGHSMGGKIAQYLATQRPANLERLILLAPGTAHAVRLNEKHRRLSLDAFGNRQKIEAFQRAAMARTISEASLARIVDDALVGQREAWFGWYDRGRTAEFFDRLALIDVPTIAVAGAKDPLAPPNRVKKDVAEAIAGCLFLTLRNAGHNLPVESPDEVAGIIERFRA
- a CDS encoding AMP-binding protein, which codes for MPTAHVDTFARDRLPPRELWPEFRFDLPELHYPDYVNCATRLIDRHVRAGAGGRRCIVSPTVSWTYDDVLRKANQIARVLTEDLGIVPGNRVLLRAPNTPMMAASWLAVMKAGAVAVTTMPLYRASELRYMIEKARVRVALCDLRLRDELETAAAGVDGFATVYFESNARDGLESLISAKPGDFENVATAVDDVAIIGFTSGTTGTPKAALHFHRDVLATCDTYGSKVLRAKPDDLFCGSPPLAFTFGLGGLLLFPLDAGAATLLLEKAGPEPLMQAIEQRGVTVVFTAPIAYRAMAELTATYDSTTLRTCVSAGETLPLPIWEAWRAKTGLEILDGIGSTEMLHIFVGSPRGRIRGGATGEAVPGYIAEIHDDDGKPLPPNAVGRLAVKGPTGCRYLDDERQHTYVRDGWNYPGDAYRMDEDGYFWYVARTDDMIISAGYNISGPEVEQALLAHDHVRECAVVAKPDPVHSTSIVKAYVVLTDGCAPDDAKCEELKGFVRDRIAAFKAPREIEFVAQLPRTETGKVQRYRLRERAAADPHPLSS
- a CDS encoding acyltransferase, with translation MRQNRLGVLDGLRGIAVLLVLWYHVWEISWLPAPLPAWQFIPETGFVGVHLFFFISGFVIVYPFLRERFDGVPAPTWKHFYYRRFVKIVPSYVLSIAVVVAIGYAHFDTAAQAARDIVTHLLFIHTWWGQTYGSINGVLWTLAVEVQFYALFPLIWWCFKRAPWITAATMTALALIYRLEAQACCLPTHALQMIENLPGYLDIFAAGMIAAYLYLQWRDRALERPALRLGATLAAIAGFAFSIALLENLWAFRFTDQWSTVWQIVNRTWIGVAFALVALGSLLATAAWKRTLANPVLLFFATISYNLYLYHQPLARELLAHGVPPYLTSDPHHDPHWQVLYTWIAFGTTIAQAALVTYFFERPLLRVPARRAIAFLSRLRESRALTDS
- a CDS encoding RidA family protein, which codes for MSDVVRPDGWPQPRGYSDGILATGRLLFVAGQIGWNERGEFVSDDFGEQTAQALRNVVAIVAAAGGRPEQIVRLTWYVTDKRAYRNALAQIGAAYRTIVGAHYPAMTLVQVAALLEDRALVEIEATAVL
- a CDS encoding prepilin-type N-terminal cleavage/methylation domain-containing protein; its protein translation is MKSHLRSQRGFTLVEAAVSVALVAIAAGGALWALAAFGKYGTHQAGPHRTAALAFARSLVGVAQDAWKYGQPGISPSGSWQTALPLAVPDAPPTTMPVAITAAYRQLQTPDPAGIDPTLPSAEVTITLTYPPDPDHADSGSVSQRATLHVRAPAPGTRIAPAGLVPEPAGAP
- a CDS encoding sodium:solute symporter encodes the protein MASGTIVLIVLVLGVTVLGFLAARWGGANLTNLDQWALGGRSFGTIVTWFLLGGDLYTAYTFIAVPALAFGAGAIAFFAVPYTTIAYPFAFLVMARFWTIAKKRGYVTSADFVRDRFGSRWLELAIAITGVLATMPYIALQLIGMQTVLERSGIAASHDSALLMLIVAFVLLGAYTFTSGLRAPAMIAFVKDTLIYVTVIAAIVIIPAKLGGWGHIFDAAATALAAKPTPGSIVIGPHMYFAYASLALGSAFALFLYPHSMTSLLSAKSADVIRRNCALLPLYSIMLTFLALLGYCALAAGIHETNNNFAVPDLFNRFFPNWFTGVAFAGIIIGALVPAAIMAIGAANLFASNIVQSFNGRQTRAGGASNLARYISLAILLGALVIATGVQPKFSINFQLLGGAWMLQIFPAVVLGLYTRWFHSNALLAGWFAGMLTTAIMAYATNFAAVFSLSFLGTSIPGAILLYAFIVNLIVSVVFTWIFRAANVPAGGDLTATADYA